A stretch of Aureispira sp. CCB-E DNA encodes these proteins:
- a CDS encoding glycosyl hydrolase 108 family protein, protein MASFNSWMLPTKRRWRRIMAGYQDLYNDKGNWSSNQVGVGTLIGTNRSIAAPTLIAWRGRMVSKAEMEALSIGEAMQIYKVQYWDKIQGDLIQSQALADILADMKSSAGGNAIKEMQRTLNDLGERLSVDGAFGVASVQALNRQILRVGQARIFNAFRQRMIAYYRRINSPYERQLIDSLNRDYPAMKTDWSRVAVTVGVVAAAGALVVYGIYQYQQIQT, encoded by the coding sequence ATGGCTAGTTTCAACAGTTGGATGCTGCCCACCAAACGACGGTGGCGGCGTATCATGGCAGGTTATCAGGATCTGTACAACGACAAGGGCAATTGGTCTTCCAATCAAGTCGGGGTGGGTACTTTGATCGGTACCAATCGAAGTATTGCCGCTCCGACACTCATTGCCTGGCGTGGGCGCATGGTCTCTAAAGCAGAAATGGAGGCATTGTCTATTGGAGAAGCCATGCAGATTTATAAGGTTCAATATTGGGATAAGATCCAAGGCGACTTGATCCAGAGCCAAGCCCTTGCGGATATTTTAGCAGATATGAAAAGTTCGGCTGGAGGCAATGCCATCAAAGAAATGCAGCGCACCCTTAATGACTTGGGAGAGCGCCTTTCGGTGGATGGTGCTTTTGGGGTGGCTTCTGTTCAGGCGCTCAATCGGCAAATCCTGCGAGTAGGGCAGGCTCGTATTTTTAATGCCTTTAGACAGCGGATGATTGCTTATTACAGGCGTATTAATAGTCCTTATGAAAGGCAATTGATTGACTCCTTGAATCGAGATTATCCTGCTATGAAAACCGATTGGTCTCGAGTGGCGGTGACGGTTGGAGTGGTTGCTGCAGCTGGTGCTTTAGTTGTCTATGGTATTTATCAGTATCAACAAATTCAAACATGA
- a CDS encoding alpha-ketoglutarate-dependent dioxygenase AlkB codes for MDLFNQNNKPKPREFKKHILKDGEVWFMPNFMPLDKAASYYKIFQETINWRQEEIKYYGKIYPIPRKTAWYGYEGFNYKYSGIMCNPEPWTKELMEIKRVIEYFMPKQDFNSVLLNMYRDGTDKVSWHADDEKGLGINPTIASVSLGAVRRFDLKHKHDKDLKLQIELTPGSLIVMTGSLQHNWLHQIPVQKRIKETRINLTYRTIVS; via the coding sequence ATGGACTTATTTAACCAAAACAACAAGCCGAAACCAAGAGAATTTAAAAAGCATATTTTAAAAGATGGCGAAGTGTGGTTTATGCCCAATTTCATGCCCTTAGATAAAGCAGCATCTTACTATAAAATATTTCAAGAAACTATCAATTGGCGCCAAGAGGAAATTAAATATTATGGAAAAATATACCCTATTCCTCGAAAGACAGCTTGGTATGGCTATGAAGGTTTTAATTACAAATATTCAGGCATAATGTGTAATCCAGAACCTTGGACAAAAGAATTAATGGAGATAAAAAGGGTGATTGAGTATTTTATGCCTAAACAAGATTTTAACAGCGTATTACTCAATATGTATAGAGATGGGACCGATAAAGTAAGTTGGCATGCTGATGATGAAAAAGGTTTGGGAATAAACCCAACAATTGCATCTGTAAGTTTAGGTGCAGTCAGAAGATTTGATCTAAAACATAAGCATGATAAAGATTTAAAATTGCAAATAGAATTGACGCCTGGATCCTTAATCGTTATGACAGGTTCTTTACAACATAATTGGCTGCATCAGATTCCCGTTCAAAAAAGAATAAAAGAAACTAGAATTAATTTGACCTATAGAACAATCGTGAGCTGA
- a CDS encoding TonB family protein: MKYLVCCIVLFFSFRSSGQVEIDETNFWKVRDYAVYIKHLIEKEDKVKLWKALKVIKPSSLEKTVVNLFLDDEIYKEKGVYIIPDIALTSTENVFKINIYASKFLEDSIKGDRAKLYFNISMRAVYNRKTDRVRILDGELLSSKIDIERWWYKQMASYRDTISGRQKIYKQFKLPSPPPIPPPLGMFIAKKRDYRRFLEEGEKKIEMTYQKMTSQTKEGAYIVRTFYPEKEQITALVTYKTGNCELKNGTYQTWFDNGNKKVEGHYDNDKETGDWKYYRHNGTLSSEGGCKEGKYHGKWKNYDYKGRLKNELVWVDDLREGAFTEYDTLGNIINNGVYKADTIFEQTKVVEERSVQPLESGTIYTIVEEMPYLKQFEHIEDIVERKKKSDRFLLEHIYQHIIYPDFAREEGIEGKVIINFTIYEDGSLRDIVVISGVCEVIEKECLRIVETIPAWNPGKQDGKAVRVKYYLPIRFKLN, from the coding sequence ATGAAATATTTAGTATGCTGTATTGTTCTTTTCTTTTCGTTTAGAAGTAGTGGGCAAGTCGAAATAGATGAAACTAACTTTTGGAAAGTTAGAGATTATGCTGTTTATATAAAACACCTAATAGAGAAAGAAGATAAGGTGAAATTGTGGAAAGCATTAAAAGTCATCAAGCCATCAAGCCTTGAAAAGACAGTTGTTAATTTATTTCTTGATGATGAAATTTATAAAGAAAAAGGTGTTTATATAATACCAGATATTGCATTGACAAGTACTGAAAATGTGTTTAAAATTAATATCTATGCATCTAAATTTTTAGAAGATTCCATAAAAGGAGATAGGGCGAAACTTTATTTTAATATATCTATGCGAGCTGTTTATAATCGTAAGACAGATCGAGTAAGAATATTAGATGGTGAATTGTTGTCTTCAAAAATAGATATAGAACGCTGGTGGTATAAACAGATGGCAAGTTATCGAGATACGATTAGTGGAAGGCAAAAAATTTATAAGCAATTTAAACTCCCATCGCCGCCACCAATTCCTCCTCCATTAGGTATGTTTATTGCTAAAAAAAGAGACTATCGTAGATTTTTAGAAGAAGGAGAGAAAAAGATAGAAATGACCTATCAAAAGATGACTTCTCAGACTAAGGAAGGAGCATACATTGTTAGAACATTTTATCCAGAGAAAGAGCAAATTACAGCGTTGGTTACTTATAAAACTGGGAATTGTGAGTTGAAAAATGGAACCTACCAAACTTGGTTTGATAATGGAAATAAAAAGGTAGAGGGGCATTATGATAATGATAAAGAAACGGGGGATTGGAAATACTATCGTCATAATGGAACATTAAGTTCAGAAGGGGGCTGTAAGGAAGGAAAGTATCATGGGAAATGGAAAAATTATGATTATAAAGGACGTTTGAAAAATGAATTAGTTTGGGTTGATGACCTTAGAGAGGGGGCTTTTACAGAATATGATACATTAGGAAATATTATTAATAATGGTGTTTACAAAGCCGATACTATTTTTGAACAAACAAAAGTAGTCGAGGAAAGATCTGTACAGCCATTAGAGAGTGGTACAATCTATACTATTGTTGAAGAAATGCCTTATTTGAAACAATTTGAGCATATAGAGGATATAGTGGAACGTAAGAAAAAATCAGATCGGTTTTTATTAGAACACATTTATCAACATATTATCTATCCTGATTTTGCTAGAGAAGAAGGAATAGAAGGCAAAGTAATCATTAATTTTACAATTTATGAGGATGGTAGCCTTAGAGATATTGTCGTCATCTCTGGCGTTTGTGAAGTAATTGAAAAAGAATGTTTGAGAATTGTGGAGACAATTCCAGCTTGGAATCCTGGGAAACAAGATGGAAAAGCTGTTCGAGTGAAATATTATTTGCCAATACGATTTAAATTAAACTAA
- a CDS encoding N-acetylmuramoyl-L-alanine amidase, translated as MSCIPIISNGHGGLIGNVYQTKGKRSPVWSDGAVLYEGEFNRAIKNRLLELLHFKGIPYYDLVPEQHDIHRSVRVARANRFHAQYKNTFLLDLHSNAGGGKGSEVFISSAASSSSLALAHWSQALFVQHFPESTFRGIKRRNFDLVHLTNMPAILLEHFFMDNEQECRTYLMTTKGRDRIAAYTLAIIEAYLKYHHS; from the coding sequence ATGTCTTGCATTCCAATTATCAGCAATGGGCATGGTGGTTTGATTGGCAACGTCTACCAAACAAAGGGCAAACGCTCTCCTGTTTGGTCTGACGGTGCGGTTCTTTATGAAGGAGAATTTAATCGAGCCATCAAAAACCGTTTGTTAGAACTGCTCCATTTTAAAGGCATTCCTTATTATGATTTGGTGCCAGAGCAGCACGACATTCATCGGAGTGTTCGAGTTGCTCGAGCCAACCGTTTTCATGCCCAATACAAAAATACCTTTTTGCTCGACTTGCATTCCAATGCAGGAGGAGGCAAAGGATCGGAAGTTTTTATCTCCAGTGCTGCCAGTAGCTCCAGTTTGGCTTTAGCGCATTGGTCTCAAGCCTTGTTTGTCCAACATTTTCCAGAAAGTACGTTTCGAGGCATCAAACGCAGGAATTTTGATTTGGTGCATTTGACCAACATGCCCGCCATTCTCCTGGAACATTTTTTTATGGACAATGAACAAGAATGCAGAACCTATTTAATGACAACCAAAGGACGAGATCGGATTGCCGCTTATACCTTGGCAATCATTGAAGCCTACCTTAAATACCATCATTCATGA
- a CDS encoding glycoside hydrolase family 19 protein: MKNNSTLKWMGGAILLFLLLLLVLKIRLKLAQEKAIQTCENAFGYMDATQQDSIRKIVAAFHRYGDGDKNKLAYILATAWHESHFRPVQERRAAPSQTELYNRQNQYWSSGYFGRGFVQLTWKENYQKMARVFRVDFVNQPDLALQPTYAARILVYGMMQGSFTGLALKDFINAKRQDFYKARQVVNRLDRAGRIAEYGKLVVNDFV, from the coding sequence ATGAAAAACAATTCTACTTTAAAATGGATGGGCGGTGCTATACTGCTCTTTTTACTCCTTCTCCTGGTTCTTAAGATTCGCTTAAAATTGGCTCAAGAAAAAGCCATTCAAACTTGTGAAAATGCTTTTGGTTATATGGATGCAACCCAACAGGATTCTATCCGTAAGATTGTGGCGGCTTTCCATCGTTATGGCGATGGGGACAAAAATAAGCTGGCTTATATCTTGGCAACGGCTTGGCACGAAAGTCACTTTCGTCCTGTCCAGGAACGGCGTGCAGCTCCTAGCCAAACGGAGCTGTATAACCGCCAAAATCAATATTGGTCCTCGGGTTATTTTGGACGGGGTTTTGTTCAATTAACTTGGAAGGAGAATTATCAAAAGATGGCTCGGGTCTTTCGGGTGGATTTTGTCAACCAGCCTGATCTAGCACTGCAGCCAACTTATGCGGCTCGTATTTTGGTTTATGGCATGATGCAGGGTTCTTTTACGGGACTTGCTTTGAAGGATTTTATTAATGCGAAACGCCAGGACTTTTATAAGGCGAGGCAGGTGGTCAATCGTTTGGATCGAGCTGGGAGGATTGCTGAGTATGGGAAGTTGGTTGTTAATGACTTTGTTTAA
- a CDS encoding helix-turn-helix transcriptional regulator, which translates to MSVRQRFEDLLIRLKINGSQLARELGISQTSVSRILSGSTLPSSKVLIPLVEKYPTVNLTWLLVGKGEMFVNENPVDKDYLDRLADSLERENNLLRDRIDDLAAELEAIKKEVEAMPDED; encoded by the coding sequence ATGTCTGTACGTCAGCGATTTGAAGATTTGTTAATAAGGTTGAAAATAAATGGAAGTCAGTTAGCTAGGGAACTAGGTATCTCACAAACTTCTGTGTCTAGAATATTAAGTGGTAGTACTTTGCCCAGCTCAAAAGTTCTAATTCCTTTAGTTGAAAAATACCCTACAGTTAATCTAACTTGGTTGTTAGTAGGGAAGGGGGAGATGTTTGTAAATGAGAATCCAGTTGATAAAGATTATCTAGATCGCTTAGCAGATAGCCTAGAACGAGAAAATAATTTACTCAGAGATCGAATAGATGATTTAGCTGCTGAATTAGAAGCTATTAAGAAGGAAGTGGAGGCAATGCCCGATGAAGACTAG
- a CDS encoding Hsp70 family protein, which produces MDVYNQIVEGINQHKSNNQPIKDYLKSLQSSVRSLRLSYRKYPVYVSYHVEDIQSAYLLTYLPHYYQLIQKILQEQDFATSIQSDEFEVTFIGGGPGSEAFGVIKYLLTHKASIQKITVNILDINARTWNYSHKVVQDGLINEVNCDNIQIDWNVVQFDLTSTLDIQKYLNIFKQSNLVVIQNCINEIATIHYNQLNQNISQMYSNLPGNGSLLMIDLTSSIRSKIENIEKKIKAKFNPQDIVSTLGNSSPSSMVSYNSSPSNIIRKFLLTGADGLIPRKYLKYDYSLIIKATTKPIAQSNSAVGFTALYKPLEENNLTVIDEAQGKVFVGVDFGTSITVVSISYVEEGKIKLETLALDQKDHNGDLTSDPLVPTVMGIFNKQFMLGKHAAEHLPNLEIGKNVWAYFKEDLGALEEILYPSSMLKVHRDFPIGNAKEGLITFFKLLLKAIIDKVTLIRPSSDLHYTWSVPANYSLIQKAELKECAMLAGFPMDNTPFVEEPVSALINYIHETNATIDFKLQKTILILDVGAGTVDVSILKVSKDTDNINSELLAVERISEIGGNKINQMMVDFLIKKNPTLHDQSNLRFFCERLKKVLCNNVITDKTVDYRLPEMATSVETRVTNLPNGETISLSFKEFYNIMNSYWEDSCNGIVPTLKSALHKANLKASQISQVILTGGGARNPYIKTFSKSYFNHSEVIVSDNIQEQVARGNALQAFTQHLFGKNIINSLLHFDVILYLNGKNEIIFDKGTVCPTLDYDINYTTNLVVIEYGHERIEFVIKNTSDIDKTSIYIDNDLNINCEVVRDGSIDIINPKIVRL; this is translated from the coding sequence ATGGATGTATATAACCAAATAGTAGAAGGAATTAACCAACACAAAAGTAATAACCAACCAATAAAAGATTACTTAAAATCATTGCAATCCTCAGTTCGAAGTTTAAGACTATCTTATCGGAAGTATCCTGTTTATGTATCCTATCATGTCGAAGATATTCAGAGTGCTTATTTATTGACTTACTTACCACATTATTATCAGTTAATTCAGAAAATATTGCAAGAGCAGGATTTTGCAACCTCGATACAAAGTGATGAATTTGAAGTAACTTTTATTGGAGGTGGTCCTGGTTCGGAAGCATTTGGCGTGATTAAATATTTATTAACACACAAAGCTTCCATTCAAAAAATCACAGTCAATATCTTAGACATCAATGCAAGAACATGGAATTATAGCCATAAAGTAGTTCAAGATGGGTTAATCAATGAAGTAAATTGCGATAATATTCAAATTGATTGGAATGTTGTACAGTTTGACTTAACAAGCACTTTAGACATTCAAAAGTATTTGAATATTTTTAAACAATCCAATTTGGTTGTGATACAAAATTGTATCAATGAAATAGCTACTATCCATTATAATCAATTGAATCAGAATATTTCTCAGATGTATTCAAATTTACCTGGGAATGGGAGCCTTTTGATGATTGATTTAACCTCAAGCATTCGGTCAAAAATTGAGAATATAGAGAAAAAGATAAAAGCCAAATTTAATCCTCAAGATATAGTTTCAACCTTGGGGAACAGTTCACCTTCATCAATGGTCTCCTATAATTCAAGTCCTTCCAATATTATTAGAAAGTTTTTGCTAACAGGAGCAGATGGTCTTATTCCAAGAAAATATTTAAAATATGACTATTCGCTAATTATAAAGGCTACTACAAAACCAATTGCACAGAGTAACTCTGCAGTAGGTTTTACAGCCTTGTACAAACCATTAGAGGAGAATAATCTAACAGTGATTGATGAAGCTCAAGGAAAAGTTTTTGTAGGAGTTGATTTTGGCACCTCAATTACTGTAGTAAGTATTAGCTATGTAGAAGAAGGTAAAATAAAACTTGAAACATTGGCTCTTGACCAGAAAGATCATAATGGTGACCTTACCTCTGATCCTTTGGTTCCAACTGTTATGGGTATATTCAATAAACAATTTATGCTTGGTAAACATGCTGCGGAACACCTTCCTAACCTTGAAATCGGTAAAAATGTATGGGCTTATTTTAAAGAAGACTTAGGTGCTTTAGAAGAAATTCTTTATCCTAGTTCAATGTTAAAAGTTCATAGAGACTTTCCTATTGGAAATGCTAAAGAAGGGCTAATTACTTTTTTTAAGTTGCTATTAAAGGCAATTATTGATAAGGTTACCCTAATTAGACCTAGTTCGGACTTGCATTATACATGGAGTGTACCTGCCAATTATTCTCTTATTCAAAAAGCTGAATTAAAAGAATGTGCTATGTTAGCAGGCTTTCCAATGGACAATACACCATTCGTAGAAGAGCCTGTTTCTGCTTTGATTAATTATATTCATGAGACGAACGCTACCATAGATTTTAAGCTGCAAAAGACAATTCTTATTTTGGATGTTGGAGCAGGAACAGTTGATGTTTCGATTTTAAAAGTGTCAAAGGATACTGATAATATAAATTCTGAACTCTTAGCAGTTGAGAGAATATCAGAAATTGGGGGCAACAAGATTAATCAAATGATGGTTGATTTTTTAATCAAAAAAAATCCAACATTACATGACCAAAGTAATTTAAGGTTCTTCTGTGAAAGACTCAAAAAGGTGTTATGTAATAATGTTATAACCGATAAAACGGTAGATTACAGATTACCAGAAATGGCTACTTCAGTTGAAACAAGAGTCACTAACCTACCTAATGGCGAAACAATTTCGCTTTCATTCAAAGAGTTTTATAATATCATGAATTCTTATTGGGAAGATTCCTGTAATGGCATTGTTCCCACCTTGAAAAGTGCTCTTCATAAAGCAAATTTGAAAGCATCTCAAATAAGCCAAGTAATCCTAACAGGTGGTGGGGCTAGAAACCCTTATATAAAGACTTTTTCTAAATCTTATTTCAATCACTCAGAAGTTATTGTTTCTGATAATATTCAAGAGCAGGTTGCTAGAGGAAATGCACTCCAAGCATTTACTCAGCATTTGTTTGGAAAGAATATTATCAATTCTTTATTACATTTTGATGTTATCCTGTATCTTAATGGGAAGAACGAAATTATTTTTGATAAGGGAACAGTCTGCCCAACATTGGACTATGATATTAACTATACCACGAACCTTGTTGTCATTGAATACGGTCATGAAAGAATTGAGTTTGTGATTAAAAATACAAGTGATATTGATAAAACATCAATTTATATCGACAATGATTTAAATATAAACTGCGAAGTAGTGCGAGATGGATCAATAGATATTATTAACCCTAAAATAGTGAGATTATGA
- a CDS encoding LPD1 domain-containing protein, with protein sequence MKIVDTLSPEGGSRAERWWEDQGFVELYQFFRKGAMEKRFYDKLKDVRTVHEVFQLRGYQFGNWVTHEDRFNYLAALGICLYDLNRVLRFKGNNLGLDKTLGIAFGARGVKGALAHYEPSTNIINLTRYYEENRFDEPTEKKVRFVFSGGVGSFAHEYGHFLDYFFGARIENHPKIYALSDGRSTDPRRINYDPAKMPMRYWMEEILEKAYWDKSKTADSSYVRRIRKAIPKQYLDYFLRRNEIFARLFEQYVGYKLQEMKIQNIFLTKTKYHAIQYMTPTELKTVVPLFDKLLLQMRKHF encoded by the coding sequence ATGAAAATTGTAGATACCTTAAGTCCCGAGGGAGGCTCTAGAGCCGAACGATGGTGGGAAGATCAAGGTTTTGTAGAATTGTATCAATTCTTTCGAAAAGGAGCGATGGAAAAACGCTTTTATGACAAACTCAAAGATGTTCGAACGGTGCACGAAGTCTTTCAATTGAGAGGTTATCAGTTTGGTAACTGGGTGACGCATGAAGACCGTTTTAATTATTTGGCTGCTCTAGGCATTTGTTTGTATGACTTAAATCGAGTGTTGCGATTCAAAGGAAACAACCTTGGTTTGGACAAAACTTTGGGCATTGCCTTTGGAGCTCGAGGGGTAAAGGGAGCTTTAGCCCATTACGAACCCTCTACCAATATTATCAATCTCACTCGTTACTACGAAGAGAACCGTTTTGATGAACCTACCGAGAAAAAAGTCCGCTTTGTCTTTTCGGGCGGCGTGGGATCCTTTGCACATGAGTATGGTCATTTTCTGGATTACTTCTTTGGTGCTCGAATAGAAAACCATCCCAAAATCTATGCGCTATCCGATGGTCGCTCGACAGATCCTAGACGTATCAATTACGATCCCGCTAAAATGCCCATGCGTTACTGGATGGAGGAGATTCTAGAAAAGGCGTATTGGGACAAGAGCAAAACAGCAGATTCTAGTTATGTGAGACGTATTCGAAAAGCAATTCCTAAACAATATCTAGATTACTTCTTGAGAAGAAATGAAATCTTTGCTCGGCTCTTTGAGCAGTATGTTGGTTACAAACTCCAGGAGATGAAGATTCAAAATATCTTTTTGACCAAAACAAAGTATCATGCTATCCAATATATGACGCCTACTGAGTTAAAAACAGTGGTGCCTTTGTTTGATAAGTTGCTGCTGCAGATGCGGAAACATTTTTAG
- a CDS encoding WG repeat-containing protein, producing MISKKNSSYIVVLLVILLGCQRALDKVEDNSYLFIFPFKDSTGLYGYMNNKGETIVEPQFKHANYFTEGIASVVKDSLYGYIKLNGEWKIKPTFRHAKPFFNGYAIVDLADSMGISKEYLISKQGNVVYEKPKSLRKVLKGGLFVCLENGNSIILNVLGDTVKVVREGVLYASTKENMFFYTDSGMVQLHISTNNLKPLDSFDYIGPFSDGIATAIKNGKNIVIDENLATVFVIPPEHRGLDECKESRIGFSKDKNNRVYSGFLNEKGEVVIPPIYRSVLFFSEGVAGASIQSSKGEVWGFIDTLGKWCVEPQFDEIWDSYCNGLAIVKKDGDWGYVNKQGIWVKRCKLGEKWEDVIATSRFDYLYSTTCNCRF from the coding sequence ATGATCTCTAAAAAAAATAGTAGCTACATAGTTGTTTTATTAGTCATTTTGTTAGGTTGTCAACGAGCCTTGGATAAAGTAGAGGATAATAGTTATCTATTTATATTCCCATTTAAAGATTCTACAGGACTATATGGATATATGAATAATAAAGGGGAAACAATCGTAGAACCACAATTTAAGCACGCTAATTATTTTACAGAAGGTATCGCTTCTGTCGTTAAAGATAGTCTATATGGTTATATAAAGTTAAATGGAGAATGGAAAATTAAACCTACTTTTAGGCATGCTAAGCCGTTTTTTAATGGATATGCAATTGTAGATCTAGCTGACTCTATGGGTATTTCTAAAGAGTACCTAATTTCAAAGCAAGGGAATGTTGTATATGAAAAACCTAAATCGTTAAGAAAGGTACTTAAAGGAGGTTTATTTGTCTGTTTAGAAAATGGTAACTCTATTATATTGAATGTATTAGGTGATACAGTTAAGGTTGTTAGAGAAGGGGTTCTTTATGCTTCTACTAAAGAGAATATGTTTTTTTATACAGATTCAGGAATGGTTCAGCTTCATATTTCTACCAATAATCTTAAGCCCCTTGATTCATTTGATTATATAGGTCCGTTTAGTGATGGAATAGCAACTGCTATTAAAAATGGAAAGAATATTGTCATTGATGAGAATTTAGCAACTGTTTTTGTCATTCCTCCAGAACATAGAGGTTTGGATGAATGTAAAGAATCTAGAATAGGTTTTTCTAAAGATAAGAATAATAGAGTCTATAGTGGATTCTTGAATGAAAAGGGAGAGGTTGTGATTCCTCCAATTTATCGTTCTGTACTTTTTTTTAGCGAAGGAGTTGCAGGAGCTTCTATTCAAAGCTCTAAGGGTGAGGTCTGGGGTTTTATAGATACATTAGGGAAGTGGTGTGTTGAGCCTCAGTTTGATGAAATTTGGGATAGTTATTGTAATGGGCTTGCTATTGTGAAAAAGGATGGGGATTGGGGATATGTTAATAAACAAGGGATATGGGTTAAGAGGTGTAAGTTAGGTGAAAAGTGGGAAGATGTTATTGCTACAAGTAGATTTGATTACTTATATTCTACGACCTGTAATTGTAGGTTTTAA
- a CDS encoding 3'-5' exonuclease, with translation MNWMVPEEKLSPEQRDIMKKVNQLGNQPIWIQGHAGSGKSVVMLYSLTDYLIRNPRAKVVVYVFTHALKDLLKNGIREIPGLKNRRVPVYIIYQLKYDKTDKYDAIFCDEVQDLPIQFINDLKQKCTQLIIAGDAAQSIYDQDPIYKQGTASIAEITGSIKPQAYSLNQVFRLTQNILDLLKNVFSSLRVKAHVGKANTAIRLYEANSYEEEIEFVWKEMKITNTNRQSEVAAILMFKRADIVDFVNKALELEGKPRWEIEMVDKYNNGNEKINFKALNGHLKDNNMPLMYIGNNDGSLYDADRFNKIVIMTYHSSKGLDFGAVALPQVNTNLYPTTKPDALALVALSRSKRDLLITYTLEVGSTFSKFLHSLPVKDINTSNDEILF, from the coding sequence ATGAATTGGATGGTTCCAGAAGAAAAATTATCCCCAGAACAAAGGGATATAATGAAAAAAGTTAATCAGCTAGGTAATCAACCTATTTGGATTCAAGGTCATGCTGGTAGTGGGAAATCAGTTGTCATGCTATATAGCTTAACAGACTATCTTATCAGAAACCCTAGAGCCAAAGTTGTAGTTTATGTTTTTACCCATGCTCTTAAAGATTTATTAAAAAATGGAATAAGAGAAATCCCTGGATTAAAGAATCGAAGAGTTCCTGTCTACATAATATATCAACTAAAGTATGATAAAACAGATAAATATGATGCAATTTTTTGTGATGAAGTACAAGATTTGCCCATACAATTTATTAATGATTTAAAGCAGAAGTGTACTCAATTAATTATCGCAGGTGATGCTGCACAATCAATATATGATCAAGATCCGATTTATAAGCAAGGTACAGCTAGTATTGCTGAAATTACTGGATCTATTAAACCTCAGGCTTACTCATTAAATCAAGTTTTTAGATTAACTCAGAATATATTAGATTTGCTAAAGAATGTTTTTTCTTCACTGAGGGTAAAAGCACATGTAGGTAAAGCTAACACAGCTATTAGGCTCTATGAAGCTAACTCTTATGAAGAAGAGATTGAGTTTGTTTGGAAAGAAATGAAAATAACGAATACCAATAGACAGTCTGAAGTAGCAGCTATACTTATGTTCAAAAGGGCTGATATTGTTGACTTTGTAAATAAAGCACTTGAATTAGAGGGAAAGCCAAGATGGGAAATTGAAATGGTAGATAAGTATAACAATGGTAACGAAAAAATTAATTTTAAAGCGTTAAATGGGCATTTAAAAGATAATAATATGCCATTAATGTATATTGGAAACAATGATGGGTCTTTATATGATGCGGATAGATTTAATAAAATCGTAATTATGACTTATCATTCTTCAAAAGGCTTAGATTTTGGGGCAGTAGCTTTGCCACAAGTTAACACTAATTTATATCCTACTACAAAACCAGATGCATTAGCTTTAGTTGCATTGTCTAGATCCAAAAGAGATTTATTGATAACCTATACTTTAGAAGTAGGTAGTACTTTTAGTAAGTTTTTACATTCACTTCCCGTAAAAGACATAAATACATCAAATGATGAAATTTTATTTTAA
- a CDS encoding helix-turn-helix domain-containing protein, with product MMDQNFVEALKLQLKAELRAELREELKEEVKDEIKEEVKEEFKEELKLLLIKDKSIINTAEAAHLLGLQPRTVRKLNEEGKLNGRKYKKSGYLFFVKQEVEDYQTDNLRHAASFP from the coding sequence ATGATGGATCAAAACTTTGTAGAAGCATTAAAACTACAGCTCAAAGCAGAACTTCGAGCAGAACTTCGGGAAGAACTAAAAGAGGAAGTAAAGGACGAAATTAAGGAGGAAGTGAAGGAGGAGTTCAAAGAAGAGCTGAAACTCTTACTCATCAAAGACAAGAGCATTATCAATACAGCTGAAGCGGCACACTTACTAGGCTTACAGCCTAGAACTGTAAGAAAGCTCAATGAGGAAGGGAAACTCAATGGACGCAAGTACAAAAAAAGCGGCTATTTGTTTTTTGTAAAACAAGAAGTGGAGGATTATCAGACCGATAACCTTCGGCATGCGGCTTCGTTTCCGTAG